A window of the Zeugodacus cucurbitae isolate PBARC_wt_2022May chromosome 2, idZeuCucr1.2, whole genome shotgun sequence genome harbors these coding sequences:
- the LOC105208460 gene encoding protein Fer3, with translation MQHHPDPSYMPEVQFQPLWGQEAPPPPPIVPYQELIAGFPCTDLALWQRSQVSSLVSNQRSTNNRSSNSDSTNGSLTKKTRRRVASMAQRRAANIRERRRMFNLNEAFDKLRRKVPTFAYEKRLSRIETLRLAITYIGFMTELLTGAPMPTHKSRSTDLYAGMNGHHHSGPIGHHHLHPAAFQRDFVSPYSHSLG, from the exons ATGCAACATCATCCCGATCCGTCTTATATGCCGGAAGTGCAATTTCAGCCTTTATGGGGACAGGAAGCGCCGCCTCCTCCTCCTATTGTGCCATATCAGGAATTAATCGCTGGCTTTCCATGTACAGATTTAG CCCTTTGGCAACGATCACAGGTAAGCAGTTTGGTAAGTAATCAACGATCTACAAACAATCGCAGCAGTAATTCGGATTCGACTAACGGAAGCCTAACGAAGAAAACACGTCGACGGGTGGCATCAATGGCTCAACGACGGGCGGCCAATATTCGTGAACGCCGCAGGATGTTCAATCTGAATGAAGCGTTCGATAAATTGCGACGGAAAGTACCAACTTTTGCTTACGAAAAGAGACTCTCCCGCATCGAAACTCTACGCCTAGCAATCACTTACATTGGTTTTATGACTGAACTCTTGACCGGCGCCCCGATGCCGACGCACAAATCGCGTTCTACTGATCTGTATGCAGGAATGAATGGGCATCATCATTCCGGCCCGATCGGCCATCATCACCTTCATCCGGCGGCATTTCAAAGAGATTTCGTATCGCCCTATAGTCATAGCTTAGGTTAA